A region of Nitrospirota bacterium DNA encodes the following proteins:
- a CDS encoding TldD/PmbA family protein: MDVNIDLGAVLKRALRNGGEFADVFIEQSAPLSLMCEDNRIEKVLSGVDCGAGVRLIFGRRTAYAYTNELTTGSLLEIADAVRQAAAGDIHQPAVTLIRANPRVDLLVRQAPERVDTSRKAAMVLQANKVARSFDPRIRQALVSYRENRQRVLMANSDGVLAGDERMYLTAVVHVVAADGAVVQTGYEPIGGIAGMELFDAYPLDQAAETAARRAVMMLSARKAPAGRMPVVLSSEAGGTMIHEAVGHGLEADLAQAGLSVYSNKRGERIASSLITVVDDATLAGKRGSFRFDDEGVDAERTVLVDRGILKSFMYDRLTAMKDGARSTGNGRRESYKHRPIPRMTNTMIMPGESDPEDILRSTPNGLFVKKMGGGQVNTVNGDFVFEVSEGYLIENGKIGELVRGATLTGNGPQVLLSIDRVGTDLGFSIGTCGKDGQGSPVSDAQPTLRIPEITVGGVVA, from the coding sequence GTGGACGTGAATATTGATCTTGGCGCGGTCCTGAAAAGGGCCTTGCGGAACGGCGGCGAGTTCGCGGATGTTTTTATTGAACAGAGCGCGCCGCTCTCGCTCATGTGCGAGGACAACCGGATTGAAAAGGTCCTGTCCGGGGTGGACTGCGGCGCCGGAGTCCGGCTCATCTTCGGCCGGAGGACTGCCTACGCCTATACCAATGAACTGACGACCGGGTCTCTTCTTGAAATTGCCGATGCGGTACGGCAAGCTGCGGCCGGGGACATCCATCAGCCGGCCGTTACGTTGATACGGGCGAATCCGCGTGTTGACCTGTTGGTCAGACAGGCCCCGGAAAGGGTGGATACCTCCCGGAAGGCGGCGATGGTGCTTCAGGCAAACAAGGTCGCGCGCTCGTTCGATCCGCGCATCCGGCAGGCACTGGTGAGCTACCGGGAAAACCGGCAGCGGGTCCTTATGGCAAACTCCGATGGTGTTCTTGCCGGGGATGAACGCATGTATCTTACCGCGGTTGTCCATGTCGTGGCCGCGGACGGAGCGGTCGTCCAGACCGGGTACGAGCCGATCGGGGGTATTGCCGGCATGGAGCTCTTTGACGCGTACCCGCTTGACCAGGCGGCAGAGACCGCGGCGCGGCGCGCGGTGATGATGCTTTCCGCGAGAAAGGCGCCGGCAGGCAGAATGCCGGTTGTGCTCTCCTCGGAGGCGGGCGGCACCATGATCCACGAGGCAGTCGGTCACGGTCTTGAGGCGGACCTGGCCCAAGCCGGCCTCTCGGTTTACTCGAACAAAAGGGGAGAACGGATCGCATCATCGCTCATTACGGTCGTGGACGACGCCACGCTGGCCGGGAAGCGCGGATCGTTCCGATTCGACGATGAAGGCGTTGATGCGGAACGCACGGTGCTGGTGGACAGGGGAATTCTTAAATCATTCATGTACGATCGTCTGACAGCCATGAAGGACGGAGCGAGGTCCACCGGGAACGGCAGACGTGAATCCTACAAACACCGGCCGATCCCCCGGATGACGAACACGATGATCATGCCCGGTGAATCCGATCCTGAAGACATCCTGCGGTCAACGCCGAACGGTCTTTTTGTGAAAAAAATGGGCGGCGGGCAGGTTAATACCGTGAACGGTGATTTTGTGTTCGAGGTGAGCGAAGGATACCTGATCGAGAACGGGAAGATCGGGGAATTGGTGCGCGGGGCAACGCTCACGGGGAATGGACCGCAGGTCCTTCTCTCCATTGACCGGGTCGGCACTGATCTCGGTTTCTCCATCGGGACCTGCGGCAAGGACGGGCAGGGGTCGCCGGTAAGCGACGCCCAGCCGACGCTCCGGATACCCGAGATCACCGTGGGCGGCGTTGTGGCTTGA
- a CDS encoding MogA/MoaB family molybdenum cofactor biosynthesis protein produces the protein MNIRAAIITLSDKGSKGEREDESGRTIREMIAGIPALVGHYEILPDEKLRIIEVLSRLSDSGTIDLIITTGGTGVSARDVTPEATRAVIDRELPGMAEAMRAESLKKTPHAMISRAVAGIRKQTLIVNLPGSPKAVRENLAVILPALPHAIEKIKGDPRECGSA, from the coding sequence ATGAATATTCGTGCTGCCATCATAACCCTGAGCGACAAAGGCTCAAAAGGGGAACGTGAGGACGAGAGCGGAAGGACCATTCGCGAAATGATCGCGGGCATACCTGCTCTTGTTGGACATTATGAAATCCTTCCCGATGAGAAACTGCGCATTATCGAAGTGCTGAGCCGCCTGTCCGATTCCGGAACGATCGATCTCATCATCACCACAGGAGGCACAGGCGTGTCAGCGCGTGACGTGACGCCCGAGGCTACACGGGCAGTGATCGATCGGGAACTCCCGGGCATGGCAGAAGCCATGCGCGCCGAGAGCCTCAAGAAGACGCCCCATGCCATGATCTCCCGGGCTGTAGCAGGCATCCGCAAACAGACCTTGATCGTGAACCTGCCCGGCAGTCCCAAGGCGGTTCGTGAGAACCTCGCTGTCATCCTTCCCGCACTTCCGCATGCGATCGAGAAGATCAAAGGGGATCCCCGTGAGTGCGGAAGTGCGTGA
- a CDS encoding YIP1 family protein, which produces MFCKHCGKEIGEGQTFCQHCGTRLVAENHASGITPPDGGRYKTSWEDRATIGFFHGLSRTARDVLSSPSAFFKKMPVTGGLTDPMLFAMIIGTMGLMFLSVWHLLLHDSMNSFMTPEMRSAAGRGMSDGIASPLGTLMIPFMLILWLFVVSGMLHLFLMVVRGEKAGFEATFRVVSYSVTPFLFLAIPYCGMMIAMLWVLTLFMIGLRDAHETTGGKATVAVLFPFLFCCGMFILAVVLFMGAIASSFGAMMQMYQ; this is translated from the coding sequence GTGTTCTGTAAACACTGTGGCAAGGAAATAGGTGAAGGTCAGACTTTTTGTCAGCATTGCGGGACAAGGCTTGTTGCCGAGAATCACGCATCGGGCATAACGCCACCTGATGGCGGGAGATACAAAACATCCTGGGAGGACCGGGCAACAATCGGATTTTTTCATGGTCTCTCCAGGACCGCACGGGACGTTCTTTCCAGCCCTTCGGCTTTTTTCAAGAAGATGCCGGTGACAGGCGGTCTGACCGATCCGATGCTCTTTGCCATGATCATCGGCACAATGGGGTTGATGTTCCTTTCCGTATGGCACCTTTTGCTCCATGATTCGATGAACAGCTTCATGACCCCTGAGATGAGGAGCGCAGCCGGTCGGGGGATGTCAGACGGTATCGCATCGCCGCTCGGGACGCTCATGATCCCGTTCATGCTCATACTCTGGCTGTTCGTCGTGTCCGGAATGCTCCACCTTTTTCTCATGGTGGTCCGTGGAGAGAAGGCAGGCTTTGAGGCGACCTTTCGGGTAGTAAGCTACAGTGTGACGCCCTTCCTGTTCCTGGCCATTCCCTACTGCGGTATGATGATCGCGATGCTCTGGGTGCTTACTCTCTTCATGATCGGGCTCAGGGACGCGCATGAGACCACCGGCGGTAAAGCGACCGTTGCCGTTCTCTTTCCTTTCCTGTTTTGCTGTGGGATGTTCATTCTGGCGGTTGTTTTGTTCATGGGAGCTATCGCCTCATCCTTCGGCGCCATGATGCAAATGTATCAGTGA
- a CDS encoding DUF2752 domain-containing protein, whose amino-acid sequence MRLLLKKRAPEQIEFGIIYGGIALVMLGVGWLQPILSFAPDCVFKGLTGIPCLTCGSTRSVVHLSHGDILSAFGMNPLMTLCLISAVLYFIFSLISAVFDLPRISLLLTDKEINVMRSGVVMILLAQWAYLIILS is encoded by the coding sequence ATGCGACTGTTGCTGAAAAAGAGGGCCCCGGAGCAGATAGAATTCGGCATCATCTACGGAGGTATCGCGCTGGTGATGCTTGGCGTTGGATGGTTGCAGCCGATCTTATCGTTCGCGCCGGACTGCGTGTTCAAGGGACTGACCGGCATCCCCTGTCTCACCTGTGGTTCTACCCGGTCGGTGGTGCACTTGTCCCATGGCGATATCCTGTCCGCGTTTGGCATGAATCCCCTCATGACCCTGTGCCTGATTTCTGCTGTGCTGTATTTTATCTTCAGTCTTATCAGTGCTGTATTCGATCTTCCCCGTATCAGCCTCCTTCTTACCGATAAAGAAATCAATGTCATGAGATCAGGAGTGGTCATGATTCTGCTTGCGCAATGGGCTTACCTCATCATTTTGTCCTGA
- a CDS encoding ROK family protein, with the protein MGHVVIGVDLGGTNLRTALLSVDGDILDKRKEPTNASDGWKQVVARLVDNITKQREIAVQRGLRVRAVGVGAPGVILMDKGVVVKSPNFPDWNNLPLRDELEKALRIPVVIENDANAAALGEQWRGAGRGINSMILLTLGTGVGGGIVLDNKIWQGADGMAGEIGHMTLIPDGRQCGCGNTGCLEMYASARGIVQSYREASGMVEANQTSEVTSAQIYQAARNGEPIARQVMKDMGSMLGIGIANLINIFNPNMIVIGGGVKDAWDLFIGATHEEIMKRAFQVPAERTEIVPSLLGDDAGMIGAAAGALQKIQST; encoded by the coding sequence GTGGGCCATGTGGTAATCGGCGTGGACCTCGGCGGGACAAACCTGAGGACTGCGCTCTTAAGCGTTGACGGGGACATCCTCGACAAGCGCAAAGAGCCCACGAATGCCTCGGATGGCTGGAAACAAGTCGTCGCCCGTCTGGTTGACAATATTACGAAGCAACGGGAGATTGCCGTGCAGCGTGGACTGCGCGTCAGGGCGGTCGGAGTCGGCGCGCCCGGCGTTATCCTGATGGACAAGGGCGTTGTCGTGAAGTCTCCCAATTTCCCTGACTGGAACAACCTCCCTCTCAGGGATGAATTGGAAAAGGCGCTCCGCATCCCGGTTGTTATCGAGAACGACGCCAATGCGGCGGCACTTGGAGAACAGTGGCGCGGTGCAGGACGCGGCATCAACAGCATGATCCTGTTGACGCTCGGGACGGGCGTGGGCGGCGGGATTGTCCTCGATAATAAGATCTGGCAGGGCGCTGATGGAATGGCAGGGGAGATAGGCCACATGACGCTGATCCCTGACGGGCGGCAATGTGGATGCGGCAATACCGGTTGCCTTGAGATGTACGCTTCGGCGAGAGGTATTGTCCAAAGCTATCGGGAAGCCTCGGGGATGGTCGAAGCAAATCAGACCTCGGAGGTAACGTCCGCGCAGATCTATCAGGCGGCGCGGAACGGAGAGCCCATCGCCCGGCAGGTAATGAAGGACATGGGCTCCATGCTCGGCATCGGCATTGCGAATCTGATCAATATTTTTAACCCCAACATGATTGTCATCGGCGGCGGCGTCAAGGATGCCTGGGATCTTTTCATCGGCGCTACTCATGAGGAGATCATGAAGCGGGCCTTTCAGGTGCCCGCGGAGCGGACCGAGATCGTTCCCTCACTGCTCGGCGATGACGCGGGAATGATCGGCGCAGCGGCCGGGGCGTTGCAGAAGATACAGTCAACGTAA
- the lepA gene encoding translation elongation factor 4, which produces MASTHIRNFCIIAHIDHGKSTLADRILEFTGALSDREMSAAGSNQVLDDMDLERERGITIKAHAVRLTYKASDGQDYILNLIDTPGHVDFTYEVSRSMAACEGALLVVDASQGVEAQTLANAYLALDHNLEMIPVINKIDLPSADIEEAKHQIEEVIGLDASGAISASAKAGIGIHEILESVVKNIPAPPGDPDAPLKALLFDSWYDTYQGVVILVRVVDGVVRPKQKIRLFSNSAVYEVQSVGVFTPKMQPTTELSPGEVGCIIAGIKRVADAKIGDTVMDADRPADAPLPGYKDVKPMVFAGIYPVDSDGYADLRDALEKLRLNDASFTYEPETSLALGFGFRCGFLGLLHMDIVKERLEREFKLDLIPTAPTVVYRVTRNDGTIMMVDNPAKMPDIQDIQRIEEPMIVASLITPEQYVGSLIALCQERRGNQREIEYITKDRVRITYDLPLNEIVMDFYDRLKSLTKGYASLDYELSGYSESDLVKLDVLMNGEPVDALSLITHRDKAAIRGRQLAEKLKEVIPRQLYEVIIQAAIGAKIISRETVRALRKDVTAKCYGGDITRKRKLLEKQKEGKKRMKQVGSVELPQEAFLAVLKVGE; this is translated from the coding sequence ATGGCAAGTACTCATATCAGGAATTTCTGCATCATTGCGCATATCGACCACGGCAAGTCAACGCTTGCCGACAGGATCCTCGAATTTACGGGAGCGCTTTCGGACCGGGAGATGTCGGCCGCGGGCAGCAACCAGGTTCTGGACGACATGGACCTTGAACGCGAACGCGGCATCACCATCAAGGCCCATGCCGTGCGTCTTACCTATAAGGCTTCAGACGGTCAGGATTATATCCTGAACCTGATCGACACGCCGGGTCATGTCGATTTTACCTACGAGGTCTCGCGCAGCATGGCAGCATGTGAAGGCGCGCTCCTCGTGGTGGACGCCTCGCAGGGAGTGGAAGCGCAGACGCTCGCCAACGCGTATCTTGCGCTCGATCATAACCTCGAGATGATCCCGGTGATCAACAAGATCGATCTTCCGAGCGCAGACATCGAGGAGGCGAAGCACCAGATCGAAGAGGTCATAGGACTTGACGCTTCAGGCGCTATTTCCGCGAGCGCCAAAGCGGGAATTGGCATCCACGAGATCCTCGAGTCGGTTGTCAAAAATATCCCGGCGCCTCCCGGAGACCCTGATGCGCCGCTCAAAGCGCTGTTGTTCGACTCCTGGTATGACACGTACCAGGGGGTGGTCATTCTGGTCCGGGTAGTGGACGGCGTTGTGCGTCCAAAGCAGAAGATCAGGCTGTTCTCGAATTCCGCGGTCTACGAAGTGCAGTCCGTCGGGGTGTTCACACCGAAGATGCAGCCGACAACGGAATTGTCCCCGGGTGAGGTGGGCTGCATCATCGCCGGCATCAAGCGGGTTGCGGATGCCAAGATCGGTGATACGGTCATGGACGCTGATCGACCGGCGGACGCGCCGCTCCCGGGGTACAAAGACGTAAAGCCCATGGTCTTCGCCGGCATCTACCCGGTGGACAGTGACGGTTATGCCGATTTGCGTGACGCCCTTGAAAAACTGCGTTTGAATGACGCTTCGTTCACCTATGAACCGGAAACCTCGCTTGCCCTCGGGTTCGGTTTCCGGTGCGGTTTTCTCGGCCTTCTGCACATGGATATCGTAAAGGAACGGCTCGAGCGGGAGTTCAAACTCGATCTGATCCCTACAGCGCCTACGGTTGTTTACCGGGTGACCAGGAACGACGGCACCATCATGATGGTGGACAATCCCGCCAAGATGCCGGACATCCAGGATATCCAGCGCATCGAGGAGCCGATGATCGTGGCCTCGCTCATCACGCCGGAGCAGTACGTGGGGTCGCTGATCGCATTGTGTCAGGAGCGGCGGGGCAACCAGCGGGAGATCGAGTATATCACCAAGGACCGTGTGCGGATCACCTATGATCTTCCCTTGAACGAGATCGTGATGGACTTCTATGACCGGCTCAAATCACTGACCAAGGGATATGCCTCGCTTGATTATGAACTGTCGGGCTATAGTGAGTCCGATCTCGTTAAGCTCGATGTGCTGATGAACGGGGAACCCGTGGACGCCTTGTCGCTCATCACCCATCGCGACAAGGCCGCGATCCGCGGCAGGCAGCTTGCGGAGAAGCTCAAGGAAGTGATCCCGCGACAGTTGTATGAGGTGATCATCCAGGCTGCGATCGGCGCAAAGATCATTTCCCGTGAAACGGTCAGAGCGCTGCGCAAGGACGTTACCGCGAAGTGCTACGGCGGAGACATTACCCGAAAACGCAAACTTCTGGAAAAACAGAAGGAAGGCAAAAAACGGATGAAGCAGGTCGGCAGCGTCGAACTTCCGCAGGAGGCGTTCCTGGCGGTTCTGAAAGTGGGAGAATGA
- the lepB gene encoding signal peptidase I has protein sequence MMTEQQQQGVKHKSFYKEWIEPFLIAAVVALFIRQFVVEAFKIPSGSMIPTLDIGDHLLVNKFIYGPRIPFTDIRIFTWKEPKRGEIIVFKYPENESKNFIKRIVGLPGDKIEIKKGILFINDQPVQVIAQGVFTEKEQADASSYYEKPKLLEEQLGVVKHNILYLRDQSNYDFPPKLVPAESVFVMGDNRDNSQDSRVWGFVKYEKIIGRALIIYWSWDGDDRWLRWERIGTLIR, from the coding sequence ATGATGACGGAACAACAGCAACAAGGAGTGAAACACAAATCATTTTACAAGGAATGGATTGAACCGTTTCTCATCGCGGCGGTCGTGGCTTTATTCATTCGACAGTTCGTGGTCGAGGCATTCAAGATACCGTCGGGATCGATGATACCGACGCTCGACATCGGCGATCACCTGCTGGTGAACAAGTTCATCTACGGACCGCGGATACCCTTTACGGATATCAGGATATTCACCTGGAAAGAGCCGAAGCGCGGCGAGATCATCGTATTCAAATATCCGGAGAACGAATCGAAGAACTTCATTAAACGAATTGTCGGCCTCCCGGGAGACAAGATCGAGATCAAAAAGGGGATCCTGTTCATCAATGACCAGCCGGTGCAGGTCATCGCGCAAGGTGTATTCACGGAAAAAGAACAGGCCGACGCTTCGTCTTATTATGAAAAGCCGAAGCTGCTTGAAGAACAACTGGGCGTCGTTAAACACAACATTTTATATCTTCGCGACCAGTCGAATTATGATTTTCCTCCAAAACTGGTGCCGGCCGAATCGGTATTTGTAATGGGAGATAACCGCGATAACAGCCAGGACAGCCGGGTCTGGGGTTTCGTGAAGTATGAAAAAATCATCGGCCGGGCGCTCATCATCTACTGGTCATGGGATGGGGACGATCGCTGGCTAAGGTGGGAGCGGATAGGGACGCTGATTCGATAA